The Sphingobacterium bambusae genome includes a window with the following:
- a CDS encoding TlpA family protein disulfide reductase — MRKLRTGECYALLASSENPLYNDIQITNNRTSGILCCILIGLTFLLFTALASAQSTGSKKRGNGQLAGLQLKIGDTVPEQFYSETLQIIDSTGATTSAAIAEWRNKRLVIIDFFGSTCGPCIAWLKKMDSLEIDSRAVIIPVTSESAEKTQHFLFRHSLKTFGVYGDSTIRGYFPHIFLPHQVWILDGKVAAISNGSKTDPQSIKAALDDGKLNFQTKTDINVDLAKHLASNPLIKFDDKLISSFNITSRIEGLNGRGYFQQEGKSIFYYFNGTINGIVQELAGIPFNQISIAKDASTRLLSPSSSDRYCLQAIRQGKLARDSLGKLLLPEFATQMDLIISHEQRNVPVFTITGASEVTNTQESDRIPIRLLMDELNYYASWAPGRPIYVCDNPELWIDGSLLDRPKIRQLRSDPGKLSKELEKMGLKVNSDTRTVRFLEISERGAS; from the coding sequence ATGCGAAAATTACGCACAGGGGAATGCTATGCTCTTTTGGCAAGCAGCGAAAACCCTTTATATAACGATATACAGATTACAAATAACAGGACATCCGGAATCTTATGCTGTATCCTGATCGGCCTTACATTTTTGTTGTTTACCGCGCTAGCTTCCGCCCAGAGTACCGGATCCAAAAAAAGGGGAAATGGGCAACTAGCCGGTTTGCAGCTCAAGATCGGCGATACCGTACCTGAGCAGTTTTATTCGGAAACACTGCAGATTATAGATAGCACCGGTGCGACCACATCGGCCGCAATTGCAGAATGGCGCAATAAGCGTCTTGTCATTATTGACTTTTTTGGCAGCACCTGCGGCCCTTGTATCGCCTGGCTAAAAAAAATGGATAGCCTAGAAATTGATTCCCGCGCGGTTATTATTCCCGTCACTTCAGAAAGCGCAGAGAAAACCCAGCATTTTTTGTTTAGGCATAGCCTAAAGACTTTCGGCGTCTACGGAGATTCTACGATTAGAGGATATTTCCCCCATATCTTCCTACCGCATCAAGTGTGGATTCTCGATGGAAAGGTGGCCGCGATAAGCAATGGCAGCAAGACCGATCCGCAAAGCATAAAGGCTGCATTGGACGATGGTAAGCTGAACTTTCAGACAAAAACAGACATTAACGTGGATCTGGCTAAGCACTTGGCCAGTAATCCACTTATCAAATTTGATGATAAGCTAATTAGCAGCTTCAACATCACTAGCCGAATTGAAGGGTTGAACGGGCGAGGCTATTTTCAGCAGGAAGGCAAAAGTATATTCTACTATTTTAATGGCACCATCAACGGTATTGTCCAAGAGCTTGCAGGCATTCCTTTTAACCAGATCAGCATAGCGAAGGACGCTAGCACTCGACTGCTTTCTCCTTCATCTTCCGATCGCTACTGCCTGCAAGCGATTAGGCAAGGTAAACTCGCTAGGGATTCTCTTGGTAAATTACTTCTGCCTGAGTTTGCTACACAGATGGACTTAATAATCTCCCATGAGCAGCGGAATGTTCCGGTCTTTACGATCACTGGCGCAAGCGAGGTGACGAATACGCAGGAAAGCGACCGTATACCGATCCGCCTGCTTATGGATGAACTGAATTATTATGCGAGTTGGGCACCCGGCAGGCCAATCTATGTGTGTGATAATCCGGAACTGTGGATCGATGGTAGTCTTTTGGATCGTCCGAAGATACGACAGTTGCGCAGCGATCCAGGGAAACTCAGCAAGGAACTTGAAAAGATGGGCCTAAAAGTTAACAGCGATACGCGCACTGTGCGCTTTCTGGAAATAAGTGAAAGGGGGGCTTCATAA
- a CDS encoding helix-turn-helix domain-containing protein, whose translation MKEKYRDNFVKIGKNIRVARKESGLSQEELAARCETVNAAKISKMENAREDYNLATLLEVCDALEISVQKIMDGL comes from the coding sequence ATGAAAGAAAAGTATAGAGATAATTTTGTGAAAATCGGCAAAAACATAAGGGTGGCAAGAAAAGAATCAGGGCTATCTCAAGAAGAACTCGCAGCTAGATGCGAAACAGTGAATGCAGCAAAGATTAGCAAAATGGAGAATGCAAGGGAGGACTACAACTTGGCAACGTTACTGGAGGTTTGCGATGCACTGGAAATAAGTGTTCAAAAAATAATGGACGGCTTGTAG